A window of Trichocoleus sp. FACHB-46 genomic DNA:
GCGGAGCCAGTGGAGAGAGGGGTTGGGGCTGTGACTGGCAAAGCGAGAAGCAATCAACCGTTTGCCGTTGCTAATCAAGATATTGGCCGAAAACTCTAACTGTTGGCTCTCTGCTAGCTCAGAGAGAGTGGTCAGAGTTTGGTGCAGCGCCTCTTCCAGAGGTTTTTCTGGAGCTTGGTACCAGTAGTGTAGCAACAGCGCAAAGATGTGCTCGGAGTCGGTTGTACCTTGAATCACCTGATGAGAAGTATCATCGAGGCGATCGCAAATGGCTTTACGCAATGTCTGCCGGAAGTTTTTGATGAAGCCATTATGCATGAACAAGATGCGATCTTGCTGAAAAGGCTGACAATTGCTCACATCAACGCCTAACCCTGGAGTCGCGCTACGAACGTTAGCTAAGACGCAACCTGATTCGATGTAGCGGCTAAGGCTAGAGAGGTTGGGATCGTTCCAGATAGGCAGGATGTTTTTGTAAGTGAAGGGAGGTGTCTCTTGCTGCGAGTGGTACCAACCAACGCCAAACCCATCGGCATTTAGTAGGCCCGCTGTCATTTCACGGGGTTGGTAGCTTTGGACAATGAGTGAGTGCTCAGGCTTGTCGAGCAGGCGATCAAGCGAAATGGATGGCCCTAAGTAGCCCATTAAACGGCACATCTAAAAGATTGACTCCTGCGAAAGTAAAAGATTGTAAAGTGTCACAGTCTTTATTGAGTCTAATGAGGATTCCTGAAAACAGCCGTAGCGGGTTTCTCGTTAGCTAGGGAAATAGGGCCAGAGCGATTTCAGCAGTCTTTTTAGTCAACTGCTCTGCGGAGAAGGGCTGAAGTTGAGTGTTTCTACCAATACGCCCCACGTTCAACGCCCCCTATCCAAGGAAATTCTTGCTATGAAAAGCCCGATGGCTCTCGGTGTCACTCTTTTAGTCCTGGCTTTGCCAACTGCCATTAGTTCCAATGCGATCGCTAACAAGTCAACGCCTACCCAACCCCAGCAGACTCAAGCAGCGATCGTTTGGGAGCGTTCTGGAGGCATTGCAGGTATCTGTCAGCGTCTAACTTTGCGCTCCAGTGCTGCCTATGTTTTGGAAGACTGCCGCAAGCAAACGGTTGTGAGCCGAGGTAACTTGCCGGAGAGCGATCGCGTGCAGCTCAAAAAATTGTTGTTAAAGCAATATGGTCAGTTTCAGTGGCAAAGCTCGAATCAAGGTGCGGATATGTTTAGCGATCGCTACACCTTAAATGGCCGAGGTTCGCAAAAACCTACTTTGTCAGAACAAGCAGCTTTGAACAAATATTTGACGCAATTAGCGGGTCAGTTGGCCTCGCAAGCACAAAGCTAGACCTTAGTTAGGTCTGTAAATATTGTCTGGAAATATTACTGACGAAGTAGCATCCGCTAAGTTGCCTAATTACACCTGTGGGGAATCCTAGGCCTAAGGACTTTCTGGTGAGACTAGGGTGCATATGGCAAATCCGGAACACCTTGCTTTGCTGGAGCGAGGAGTAACTGGTTGGAATCAGTGGTGGACGACCCAAGCTACAAGTAGTCCACGTTTAGCGGGTGCCTCTATAGACACGATCAACCTCAGAAATGCCAACCTAAGTCAGGCAAATTTGAGTGGCATCAACTTAGAAGCAGCCGACCTTTGCTTAGCCAACTTTGAGACGGCAAATCTCCATCGAGCCAAGCTGATGGGAGCTAGCCTTTACACAGCCAACCTGTACCAAGCGAAGCTGAGAGAAGCTAACTTAAGCAAGGCTGACTTACGAGAGGTAAACCTCCGACACGCTGACCTCTGTATGGCAAACTTGACCGAAGCAAATCTCAGTCAAGCAGATTTGGAAGGTGCAACCCTCTACACAACCACGCTCTGTAAAGCCAATTTGCGGGAAGCCAATCTTTACAAGGCAGACTTACGGGAAGCAGACTTAAGTGTGGCAAAGCTGCGGGAAGCCAATCTTAGTCGCGCTAATCTGGGCATGGCCAACCTTTGCATGGCTGACTTTATCGGCGCTACTCTTCACGAAGCTAACCTGACAATGGCCAATCTGAGTATGGCTAACTTCTGCATGGCCAACTTGATGGGCACCACTCTTTACAAAGCGATGCTGATTGGGGCCAACTGTATTGGCACTAACCTCTACAAAGCCA
This region includes:
- the egtC gene encoding ergothioneine biosynthesis protein EgtC, coding for MCRLMGYLGPSISLDRLLDKPEHSLIVQSYQPREMTAGLLNADGFGVGWYHSQQETPPFTYKNILPIWNDPNLSSLSRYIESGCVLANVRSATPGLGVDVSNCQPFQQDRILFMHNGFIKNFRQTLRKAICDRLDDTSHQVIQGTTDSEHIFALLLHYWYQAPEKPLEEALHQTLTTLSELAESQQLEFSANILISNGKRLIASRFASHSPNPSLHWLRDDPTLPDAVIVASEPLFAGDWTTCPESSILTVEDDLDIQIRPI
- a CDS encoding pentapeptide repeat-containing protein, which encodes MANPEHLALLERGVTGWNQWWTTQATSSPRLAGASIDTINLRNANLSQANLSGINLEAADLCLANFETANLHRAKLMGASLYTANLYQAKLREANLSKADLREVNLRHADLCMANLTEANLSQADLEGATLYTTTLCKANLREANLYKADLREADLSVAKLREANLSRANLGMANLCMADFIGATLHEANLTMANLSMANFCMANLMGTTLYKAMLIGANCIGTNLYKANLSRANLSKADLREATLSQANLSQADLSNANLCMTNLRGANLQGACLAGANLNCATLEGTNLAGANLNQATLEGACLRGAIMPDGFSLTSV